In Scomber japonicus isolate fScoJap1 chromosome 19, fScoJap1.pri, whole genome shotgun sequence, a single genomic region encodes these proteins:
- the stoml2 gene encoding stomatin-like protein 2, mitochondrial has product MMLRTLVRAGGTLLQQSQRTAPRLWVTPAQQRWASSLPMNTVVLFVPQQEAWVVERMGRFHRILEPGLNFLIPLLDRIRYVQSLKEIVIDVPEQSAVSLDNVTLQIDGVLYLRILDPFKASYGVEDPEYAVTQLAQTTMRSELGKLTLDKVFRERESLNSNIVHAINQAADDWGIRCLRYEIKDIHVPPRVKESMQMQVEAERKKRATVLESEGTRESAINVAEGRKQAQILASEGEKAERINQAAGEAQAVLVKAEAKSKAIRLLSDALTEQNGNAAASLSVAEQYVAAFSKLAKESNTILLPSNSGDISGMVTQAMTIYSTLAKTSPKVEAVEEKSEESANHSAPSQ; this is encoded by the exons ATGATGCTGCGGACACTGGTTCGGGCCGGCGGGACGCTCCTGCAG CAAAGCCAGCGGACAGCGCCAAGGTTGTGGGTGACACCAGCGCAGCAGCGATGGGCGTCCAGCCTGCCTATGAACACTGTGGTCCTGTTTGTGCCCCAACAGGAAGCCTGGGTGGTGGAGAGGATGGGTCGCTTCCACCGGATCTTAGAACCG GGTTTAAACTTCCTCATACCCTTACTTGACCGAATTCGCTACGTGCAAAGTCTCAAAGAGATTGTCATTGATGTCCCAGAGCAGTCTGCAGTGTCTTTAG ATAATGTAACACTGCAGATCGATGGAGTGCTTTATTTAAGGATCCTAGATCCTTTTAAG GCTAGTTATGGTGTGGAGGATCCAGAATATGCCGTCACACAGCTGGCACAGACCACCATGCGTTCTGAACTGGGCAAACTCACTCTGGACAAAGTGTTCAGG GAAAGGGAGTCCCTTAATTCCAACATTGTCCACGCCATCAACCAAGCTGCAGATGATTGGGGTATCCGTTGTCTCCGTTATGAAATCAAAGACATCCATGTTCCACCTCGTGTCAAAGAGTCCATGCAGATGCAG GTGGAGGCCGAGCGTAAGAAGAGAGCCACGGTGCTGGAGTCTGAAGGGACGAGGGAATCGGCCATTAACGTAGCCGAGGGTCGTAAACAAGCTCAGATCCTTGCCTCGGAGGGTGAAAAAGCAGAGCGGATCAATCAAGCGGCTG GTGAGGCCCAAGCAGTCCTAGTCAAAGCTGAGGCAAAATCCAAGGCCATCCGTCTGCTATCAGATGCTCTGACTGAACAG AATGGAAACGCGGCAGCTTCGCTAAGTGTAGCCGAACAGTACGTGGCTGCTTTCTCCAAACTTGCCAAAGAGTCCAACACCATCCTTCTGCCCTCTAACTCTGGTGACATTAGCGGCATGGTCACACAG GCCATGACCATTTACAGCACGCTGGCCAAGACGAGCCCAAAAGTGGAAGCTGTGGAGGAGAAGAGCGAAGAGTCTGCGAACCACTCGGCACCATCTCAATAA